In the Haliaeetus albicilla chromosome 7, bHalAlb1.1, whole genome shotgun sequence genome, one interval contains:
- the NKX2-4 gene encoding homeobox protein Nkx-2.4 isoform X1 — translation MSLSPKHTTPFSVTDILSPMEESYKKFGGMDGAGGLGAPLGPYRQPPVPAAAAAAVPQHVVAGPTGATAYHMPHGVSQFPHGAVGGYCNGGLGNMGELPAYPEGMRSGAAAGGGWYGAGGDPRYSSISRFMGPSAGMNVAGMGGLSGIAEGAKAIVPLHAAPRRKRRVLFSQAQVYELERRFKQQKYLSAPEREHLASLIHLTPTQVKIWFQNHRYKMKRQAKDKAAAQQLHPDGGGGGGGGGLCQQHSPRRVAVPVLVKDGKPCPPPGSGTPAPGQPAPPPPPAASAGALPAAAPAAHPHPGSLGQAADLEELSPSPPALHGQVPPLAPMDSAGVDYNGGMVSPNLLYGRTW, via the exons aTGTCGCTGAGCCCCAAGCACACGACGCCCTTCTCGGTCACCGACATCCTCAGCCCGATGGAGGAGAGCTACAAGAAGTTCGGCGGCATGGACGGGGCGGGCGGGCTGGGCGCGCCCCTCGGGCCCTACCGCCAGCCGCCGgtgccggccgccgccgccgccgccgtgccGCAGCACGTCGTGGCCGGTCCCACCGGCGCCACCGCCTACCACATGCCCCACGGCGTCTCGCAGTTCCCGCACGGCGCCGTCGGGGGCTACTGCAACGGCGGGCTGGGCAACATGGGCGAGCTGCCCGCCTACCCCGAGGGGAtgcggagcggcgcggcggcgggtGGCGGCTGGTACGGGGCCGGCGGCGACCCCCGCTACTCCAGCA TCTCCAGGTTCATGGGCCCGTCGGCGGGGATGAACGTGGCCGGGATGGGCGGCCTGAGCGGCATCGCCGAGGGCGCCAAGGCCATCGTGCCGCTCCACGCGGCCCCgcggaggaagaggagggtgcTCTTCTCCCAGGCGCAGGTCTACGAGCTGGAGCGGCGCTTCAAGCAGCAGAAGTACCTGTCGGCGCCGGAGCGGGAGCACCTGGCCAGCCTGATCCACCTCACCCCCACCCAGGTGAAGATCTGGTTCCAGAACCACCGCTACAAGATGAAGCGCCAGGCCAAGGACAAGGCGGCCGCCCAGCAGCTGCACCccgacggcggcggcggcggcggcggcggcggcctctgccagcagcactcGCCCCGCCGCGTCGCCGTGCCCGTGCTGGTGAAGGACGGCaagccctgcccgccgccgggcAGCGGCAccccggcccccgggcagcccgccccccccccgccccccgccgcctccgccggggcgctgcccgccgccgcccccgccgcccacCCGCACCCCGGCTCGCTGGGGCAGGCGGCCGACCTGGAGGAGCTCTCGCCCAGCCCGCCGGCGCTGCACGGCCAGGTGCCCCCCCTGGCCCCCATGGACTCGGCCGGCGTCGACTACAACGGCGGCATGGTCAGCCCCAACCTGCTCTACGGCAGGACGTGGTAA
- the NKX2-4 gene encoding homeobox protein Nkx-2.4 isoform X2, whose product MSLSPKHTTPFSVTDILSPMEESYKKFGGMDGAGGLGAPLGPYRQPPVPAAAAAAVPQHVVAGPTGATAYHMPHGVSQFPHGAVGGYCNGGLGNMGELPAYPEGMRSGAAAGGGWYGAGGDPRYSSISRFMGPSAGMNVAGMGGLSGIAEGAKAIVPLHAAPRRKRRVLFSQAQVYELERRFKQQKYLSAPEREHLASLIHLTPTQVKIWFQNHRYKMKRQAKDKAAAQQLHPDGGGGGGGGGLCQQHSPRRVAVPVLVKDGKPCPPPGSGTPAPGQPAPPPPPAASAADLEELSPSPPALHGQVPPLAPMDSAGVDYNGGMVSPNLLYGRTW is encoded by the exons aTGTCGCTGAGCCCCAAGCACACGACGCCCTTCTCGGTCACCGACATCCTCAGCCCGATGGAGGAGAGCTACAAGAAGTTCGGCGGCATGGACGGGGCGGGCGGGCTGGGCGCGCCCCTCGGGCCCTACCGCCAGCCGCCGgtgccggccgccgccgccgccgccgtgccGCAGCACGTCGTGGCCGGTCCCACCGGCGCCACCGCCTACCACATGCCCCACGGCGTCTCGCAGTTCCCGCACGGCGCCGTCGGGGGCTACTGCAACGGCGGGCTGGGCAACATGGGCGAGCTGCCCGCCTACCCCGAGGGGAtgcggagcggcgcggcggcgggtGGCGGCTGGTACGGGGCCGGCGGCGACCCCCGCTACTCCAGCA TCTCCAGGTTCATGGGCCCGTCGGCGGGGATGAACGTGGCCGGGATGGGCGGCCTGAGCGGCATCGCCGAGGGCGCCAAGGCCATCGTGCCGCTCCACGCGGCCCCgcggaggaagaggagggtgcTCTTCTCCCAGGCGCAGGTCTACGAGCTGGAGCGGCGCTTCAAGCAGCAGAAGTACCTGTCGGCGCCGGAGCGGGAGCACCTGGCCAGCCTGATCCACCTCACCCCCACCCAGGTGAAGATCTGGTTCCAGAACCACCGCTACAAGATGAAGCGCCAGGCCAAGGACAAGGCGGCCGCCCAGCAGCTGCACCccgacggcggcggcggcggcggcggcggcggcctctgccagcagcactcGCCCCGCCGCGTCGCCGTGCCCGTGCTGGTGAAGGACGGCaagccctgcccgccgccgggcAGCGGCAccccggcccccgggcagcccgccccccccccgccccccgccgcctcc GCGGCCGACCTGGAGGAGCTCTCGCCCAGCCCGCCGGCGCTGCACGGCCAGGTGCCCCCCCTGGCCCCCATGGACTCGGCCGGCGTCGACTACAACGGCGGCATGGTCAGCCCCAACCTGCTCTACGGCAGGACGTGGTAA
- the NKX2-2 gene encoding homeobox protein Nkx-2.2 produces the protein MSLTNTKTGFSVKDILDLPDTNDEDGSAAEGGEEESEAPEPPKKAGVLGQTPLDTVQTLPLKNPFYDNSDNPYTRWLASAEGIQYSLHGLTAGGGGQDPSAKSPEPSADESPDNEKEAAGGGDAGKKRKRRVLFSKAQTYELERRFRQQRYLSAPEREHLASLIRLTPTQVKIWFQNHRYKMKRARAEKGMEVTPLPSPRRVAVPVLVRDGKPCHTLKAQDLAAATFQTGIPFSAYSAQSLQHMQYNAQYSATSNPQYPTAHHLVQAQQWTW, from the exons ATGTCTCTGACCAACACAAAGACGGGCTTTTCGGTGAAGGACATTTTGGACCTCCCCGACACCAACGATGAGGACGGCTCCGCCGCGGAGGGCGGCGAGGAAGAGAGCGAGGCGCCGGAGCCGCCCAAGAAAGCGGGAGTTTTGGGACAAACCCCCTTGGACACTGTTCAGACGCTGCCTTTGAAGAACCCTTTCTATGATAATAGCGATAATCCCTACACGCGCTGGCTAGCGAGCGCCGAGGGCATCCAATACTCCC TGCACGGGCTGacggccggcggcggcggtcAGGACCCCTCGGCCAAATCGCCGGAGCCGTCGGCCGACGAATCGCCCGACAACGAGaaggaggcggcgggcggcggggacgcggggaagaagaggaagaggagggtgcTCTTCTCCAAGGCGCAGACCTACGAGCTGGAGCGGCGGTTCCGGCAGCAGCGGTACCTGTCGGCGCCGGAGCGGGAGCACCTGGCCAGCCTGATCCGCCTCACCCCCACCCAGGTGAAGATCTGGTTCCAGAACCACCGCTACAAGATGAAGCGGGCCCGGGCCGAGAAAGGTATGGAAGTgactcctcttccctccccgcGGCGGGTGGCCGTGCCGGTCTTAGTCAGGGACGGCAAGCCCTGCCACACGCTCAAAGCTCAGGACTTGGCAGCCGCGACTTTCCAGACGGGAATCCCCTTCTCCGCCTATAGCGCCCAGTCTCTACAGCATATGCAATACAACGCCCAGTACAGCGCTACCAGCAACCCCCAGTACCCCACGGCACACCATTTGGTACAAGCTCAGCAATGGACTTGGTGA